A single window of Hemiscyllium ocellatum isolate sHemOce1 unplaced genomic scaffold, sHemOce1.pat.X.cur. scaffold_1633_pat_ctg1, whole genome shotgun sequence DNA harbors:
- the LOC132810330 gene encoding zinc finger protein 229-like encodes MEKPWKCGDCGKGFRYPSDLEIHRRFHTGERPFTCSECGKDFSDSANLLAHQRVHTGERPFTCSVCGKGFSHSSNLLKHRRVHTGERPFTCSVCGKGFTQSSHLISHQRVHTGERPFSCSVCDKGFTRSSHLLSHQRLHNGKRPYVCSECGKAFTKSLKLKSHQRVHAGERPFTCSVCSKGFTQSSHLLAHQWVHTGERPFTCSVCGKGFPHSSTLLRHQRVHTGERPFTCSVCGKGFPHLSTLRSHQLLHTGERPFTCSVCGKGFSHSSTLLRHQRVHTGERPFTCSVCGKGFTQSSTLQSHQLLHTGERPFTCSVCGKGFPRSSTLLRHQRVHTGERPFTCSVCGRGFARSQHLLRHQRVHTGERPFTCSVCGRGFAQSQHLLQHQRGHK; translated from the coding sequence atggagaaaccgtggaagtgtggggattgcgggaaaggattcCGCTACCCGTCCGATCTGGAGATCCACCGCCGTTTCCACactggggagcggcccttcacctgctccgagtgcgggaaggactTCAGCGACTCGGccaacctgctggcccaccagcgggtccacaccggggagcggcccttcacctgctccgtctgcggcaagggcttctctcACTCGTCCAACCTGCTcaagcaccggcgggtccacaccggggagcggcccttcacctgctccgtctgcggcaagggcttcacccagtcgtcccacCTGATCtcacaccagcgggtccacaccggggagaggccattcagctgctcggtctgcgacaagggcttcacccgctcgtcccacctgctttccCACCAGCGGCTCCACAACGGCAAGAGGCCGTACgtctgctccgagtgcgggaaggccttcactaAGTCGTTGAAGCTGAagtcccaccagcgggtccacgccggggagcggcccttcacctgctccgtctgcagcAAGGGCTTTACCCAGTCGTcgcacctgctggcccaccagtgggtccacaccggggagcggcccttcacctgctcggtgtgcggcaagggcttccctcactcatccaccctgctgcggcaccagcgggtccacaccggggagcggcccttcacctgctccgtctgcggcaagggcttccctcACTTGTCCACCCTGCGGTCCCACCAGCtgctccacaccggggagcggcccttcacctgctcggtgtgcggcaagggcttctctcactcgtccaccctgctgcggcaccagcgggtccacaccggggagaggcccttcacctgctccgtctgcggcaagggctttaCCCAGTCGTCCACCCTGCAGTCCCACCAGCtgctccacaccggggagcggcccttcacctgctccgtctgcggcaagggcttccctcgctcgtccaccctgctgcggcaccagcgggtccacacgggggagaggccattcacctgctctgtctgCGGGAGGGGCTTCGCTCGGTCCCAgcacctgctgcggcaccagcgggtccacacgggggagaggccattcacctgctctgtctgCGGGAGGGGCTTCGCTCAGTCCCAGCACCTGCTGCAGCACCAGCGGGGGCACAAGTGA